ATCAATGTTCTCCATTTTCGGATCAGTTGTATACTCtggatcaataaaaaaaaatactggcaTATcaacctaaaaaaattaaaaatcataatcaatAGGTACTGTTGTTATACTATAGATGGCTTATAAATACTTCTTCATTTGGATTTAACTGTTGttcttcaaaacaaaaacattgtattttattaaaatattgtccgGCCTCAAAAGGTACAACATTGTAGGTGCTGATACCCGTGATTGGCTTGTCTAATGGATTTTTAGCTGTATAGAATGCTAATGCTGTTTCACCTGGAGctacctaatataaacataatacatattaagtttttcttaTCAATgctctattaaaattaaaggtaTTACTCTGATCTCATTCTGAAGAGGTTTAAAGCTCCATTGCATACTGGACGATGTATCAGCAGTGAAATGAACTTTGATCTCTCGGTTTCTATTAGGCTTCATTGTTTCTACTTTAGAATCTTCTATATTATGGTTA
This sequence is a window from Rhopalosiphum maidis isolate BTI-1 chromosome 1, ASM367621v3, whole genome shotgun sequence. Protein-coding genes within it:
- the LOC113557005 gene encoding cytochrome c oxidase assembly protein COX11, mitochondrial; its protein translation is MIFKALNKVRPMCGLHCPLNSVFNKRTHNTSSNSEQKKRIRSTVYYLSSLGVLTVGLSYAAVPLYKMFCQAFSYGGTLNHNIEDSKVETMKPNRNREIKVHFTADTSSSMQWSFKPLQNEIRVAPGETALAFYTAKNPLDKPITGISTYNVVPFEAGQYFNKIQCFCFEEQQLNPNEEVDMPVFFFIDPEYTTDPKMENIDDITLSYTFFEAKQGMDLSNIFKH